One Desulfuromonadales bacterium DNA window includes the following coding sequences:
- a CDS encoding cobyric acid synthase CobQ codes for ILPGTKSTIPDLEFLRASGFVRAIHDYHAAGGRVVGICGGYQMLGRRIADPELIESERPEAEGMGLLDMETVLAPLKQTHQAEGFLLPAAEAAGLSGPEKVCGYEIHMGETTLGPLAQPLLQLTRRSGRGVSLEDGAVSPDGRVWGSYLHGLFDDEATRRALLDGLRGTLRPAAPPSFGALSLDAELDRLADHLERHLDLAALFARLVPPGAQA; via the coding sequence GATCCTCCCCGGCACCAAGAGCACCATCCCCGACCTGGAATTTCTGCGGGCCAGCGGCTTTGTCCGGGCGATCCACGACTACCATGCCGCCGGCGGCCGGGTGGTCGGCATCTGCGGCGGTTACCAGATGCTGGGGCGGCGGATCGCCGATCCGGAATTGATCGAGTCGGAGCGCCCCGAGGCCGAAGGTATGGGGCTGCTCGATATGGAGACGGTTCTGGCCCCCCTCAAGCAGACCCACCAGGCGGAAGGGTTTCTGCTCCCCGCGGCAGAAGCGGCCGGCTTGTCCGGCCCGGAGAAAGTCTGCGGCTACGAGATCCACATGGGTGAGACGACACTCGGGCCTCTGGCGCAGCCGCTGCTGCAGCTCACCCGGCGCTCGGGGCGGGGCGTCAGCCTGGAGGACGGTGCCGTCTCGCCCGATGGCCGGGTCTGGGGGAGCTATCTGCATGGGCTCTTCGACGACGAGGCGACCCGCCGCGCCCTGCTCGACGGCCTGCGCGGTACCCTTCGGCCGGCAGCGCCCCCATCTTTCGGCGCGCTGTCCCTGGACGCGGAGCTCGACCGCCTCGCCGACCACCTGGAAAGGCATCTCGACCTGGCAGCGCTCTTTGCCCGGCTTGTCCCGCCGGGAGCCCAGGCGTGA